Below is a genomic region from Deltaproteobacteria bacterium.
CTTCGCGATCACCGGCGCCTTTCCTCCCGCACGCTCCGCGGAGGCCGCCGCCGCACCGAGGGCGCCCATGTGGGCAAAGCCTCGCGGCACGACGACGTCGTCCGCCGAAAAGCCGAAGGCGTCCCGGATCGCGCGGACGACCCCGGAGTTCTCGAACAGACCGCCGACCAGGGCGATCTTCGGGACGGGATCCTTCCCCTTGTTGATGCTGCTCTTGAAGTTGCGCGCGACCGCGTCGCACAGTCCCTTGAGGATCTCCTCCGGGGAGTACCCTTTCTGCTGGGCGTGGATCATGTCGCTCTTGGCGAACACGGAGCATCGGCCCGCGATCCTCGCCGAGCTCGCGGCGTGGGCGACCATCTCGCCGACCTGCTCCACCTGCAGCTTCATCCGGTGGGCCTGCTGGTCGATGAACGACCCCGTGCCCGCCGCGCAGTCGCCGTTCGTGTCGTAATCCTTGACGGTGAGGAGACCCGCGTCGCCGGACGCCTCGATGCGGATCACCTTGGCGTTCTCCCCGCCCATCTCGAAGATCGTGCGGACCTCCGGATGCGTAACCGTGATGGCCTTGACGAGGCAGCGGAAGTCGTTCTCGTACGTCGCCCCGATGAGCGGCGCGAGCTGCCGGCCGCTCCGCCCGGTGACCGCGATCGCCCGCACGTTCCCCTCGCCGAGGACCGCGAGCCACCGGCGCAGCCGCTCCGGGACCTTCCGCACCGGATCGCCGAGGAGACGGTCGTAGGAAAGGTTGTACCCCTTCCCCGCACCGGGAAGCGCCACCGCCTCCGGGTCGAGGAACGTTCCGCGCAGATCCTCGGAGAGCTCCGTCGAACCTTCCGGCAGAAACAGGGAAAACTTCATGCTGATCGAGCCGACGTCGATGCCCAGGAACAAGTCGTCTCTCCTCCCTCGGGAAATATGGGGACCAACATGAACGTCGCATACAATGGTCGTGCCGGGGCGGCGAGCGCTGACAAATCGATCGGTTACGAAACCCCAGGCACGGGGTCGAGGCCCCGACCCTGCCCGATCGGATAACCGCTTATCCGATCGGACAACTCGCGGCCGTCCTTGGAATTCCGGGGCGAGGCGGGGTATAGTAGGTATTTGAAGAATCCGAAAGGGGCGCGAATGTTCGGTATCGGCTTCCAGGAGATGCTCATCATCCTGGTCGTGGTCCTCATCTTCTTCGGCCCGAAGCGGCTCCCGGACCTTGCCAAGAGCCTCGGCAAGGGGATCGCGGAGTTCAAGAAGGCGTCCGAGGAGGTCCGAAAGGGGATCGAGGACGCGGTGAAGGAAGAGTCCACGGAAGAGACCCCGAAACCGCCGGAGGATCTTTCCGCGTACGGGAAGGCCCCGGGGAGCGCTCCCGCGCCTTCGGTGCCCGCAACGCCCGAACCCGCACCGCCGACCGCCCCGATGGAACCCGCTCCATCGACGGGTGCCCCCGCCGCCGCGGAGGACGCTGCGCCGGGAATCCCGCCCGGAGAGACGCCGGCCCCGCCGCCCCGGCAGGGGTGACGCCGGTTGTCGACGAACGCCGGGGAAATCCGCCAGCCGCTCACCGAGCATCTCGATGAACTTCGCCGTCGCCTCGTCCGCGCGCTGATCGCCCTCGGGATCGGCACCGCCCTCTGCTACAACTTCGCGGAGCGGATCTACGCCGCGCTTCTTTCCCCCCTCACCGCCAACCTGCCGGCGGAGTCGCACCTGATCTTCACCGAACTGACGGAGGCGTTCCTCACGTACTTCAAGATGGCACTCTGGGGCGGGTTCGTGCTGGCGTCCCCGGTCATCTTCTACCAGGCGTGGCGGTTCGTGAGTCCCGGGCTGTACCTGAAGGAGCGGAAGCTTTTTATCATCTTCGCGGCATGGTCCACTTTCGGCTTCCTCGCGGGGATGGCGTTCGCCTACTTCGTGGCGATCCCGGCGATCCTCTCCTTCTTCCTGTCGTTCGGCCGGTCGGTCGTGGTCCCGATGCCGTCGATGCGGGAATCGCTCTCCCTCGTCCTGCGCCTCCTGCTGATCTTCGGCGTCATGTTCGAGCTGCCGCTGGTGCTCTTCCTCGCGGGACGCGGCGGGATCCTGACGCCGAAGTTCCTTCGGAAATGGCGCAAGGGCGCCGTCCTCGGGGCGTTCCTCCTGGCCGCCGTGCTGACCCCGCCGGACGCGGTGTCCCAGATCATGGTCGCCTTCCCGCTGTATGCGCTGTTCGAGATCGGGATCGTGCTGTGCGCCCTCGGGGCACGCCGGCGTACCTCGACCCTCCCCGGATCCCCCGCTTGAGTCCCGCGGAGAAATTGCCTATAGTTCGGGATGAGGAGTATCGCCGCACAAAACCCTCCTCCGGAGGCCTGGAATGATCATCGAGTGCCAGACATGCCACGCGCGGTTCCGCCTCGACGAGTCCAGGATCAAGGGAAGGGGTGCGCGCGTGAAGTGCCGGAAATGCGGGGACAGCATCGTCGTTCTCAAGGGCGGCGGTCCCGCCCCTTCGGCGCCGGGCGGGGACGGTTTCTTCGACCTCGGCTCCGCGGTGCGGGATTCCGCCGGCGAGAGTCCCGGCTCCCCGCCCCCGGTCGGGAACCTGATCCCCTTCCCTGTGCCGTCCCGGCCGGTGGAACCCTACGCTGCGGGATCCTCCTCCCCCGCCTTGCAAGCGGAGGAGCCGGGGAAGGACGAGGTGGATCTGGCGTTCGACCGGGTCCTATCCACCGGCGCGGAGGCATCCTCCCCGTCCATCTTGACCCTCGACTTCGGGCCCGAGGAAAAACTGGACCTTCCTCCCGCCGCGGAGCGGGAGTCGCCGTTTGGAGAACCGCCCGCCGCCGAGCCGGCCGCCGGGTTCCGTGGCGAGGGGGGGTTCCTGATCAACGATTCGGAACCCCTGGATTTCCTGCGGGAGAGTCATCGCGATGCGGGGGCGGAGGCTCCTCCGGGGGTCGGCGACATCTCCCTGGAGATCTCGTCCGCGCCGATCGACAAGACGAGTTCCTTCCTGCGTGAACCCTACGCGTCCCCGACGCCGCGCGAAGATTGGGCTTCCCCGACCCCGGGGGAAATCCCCTTCGAGGGGAACGTCACCCCGCCGGCGGCGCCCGTCATCGAAGTCCCGCCGCACAGAGAGGAGGAACCTGCCCCCGAGCGCCCCGTGGAGTCCCCGGTGCGCCGTGGATCCCCGGCGCCGGAAGCCCCGCGCCCGCGGTCTTCCGCCGGCCCCGCCGTGGCGGCGGTGCTGGCGGTCCTCCTCGCGGCCGGCGGCTACCTCGGCCTCACGACGTCGGGGAGGAAGACGCTCGAAGGAGCGGTCCCGGGCGTCGCCGCGCTATGGGAGGGGAAACCGGCGGCGCCCGCGGCGCCGAAGTACGACCTTCGGAACGTGATCGGTTATTACGAGAGCGGCGGAGCCTCCCCGAGGATCCTGGTGATCAAGGGGCAGGTAGCCAATCTCTCCACGGTGGAGAAGAGCGGCATCCGGATCCACGCCGCGCTGCTGGACAACACCGACGCCGTCCTGATGCAGCAGGCGGTTTACGCGGGAAACATGCTGTCCGGAGAAGCGATCCGGAAGGGGGACCGGGACACCTTGTCGAAGGCCCTGGGGAACCGGTTCGGGGAAGGGTTGGCGAACATGCACGTCGGACCCGGCAAGGCCATCCCGTTCATGGTGGTGTTCTTCGACGCCCCGGAGAACATGGACAGCTACAAGCTGGAGGCGAAGGACGGCGAGTAATCACCGGCCGGGGGCGGGATCCCGCTCCCGGCGCGCTATTTCTTTTCGCCGTCTCCCTTGGCCGGGGTGACGTCCACCTCGTCCTTCTCTTTCATCGACTTCTTGAAGTTCCGGATCCCTTCCCCGATCCCGGCGCCGATCTGCGGAAGCCGACCGGCCCCAAACAGCAGCACGACGATCACGAGGATGATGAGAAGCTCCGGAAGACCGAGTCCGAACATGCCCCCTCCTTCGAAAAACACGCCTTGGAACGTATACGTTCCAGTGTACTCCGGATCGCCACGGGTTGTCCGCTATTTTTCGCGGATCGTCTCCTCGACCGCCACCCCGAAGTGCCGACCCGCGCGCTCCTCCATGATCAGCACCTCGTCCCCGGCCGCGATCCGGGCGATCGACGGCGTGGCGCCCCCCGGTCCCACGAGACGGATCGTCTCGGCGTTCTGCAGTACGATCGAGTGCTCGTTCCCGGAAGGGCCGACGGCGCGGACCAGCACCAGCGGACGGCGCTCGACCTTCGCCCGGCCGACCCACGCCGCCTCTCCCCCCCCGGAGTCGTCGACGAGGAGCACTCCCGAACCGGCGACCAGCTCGGAAAGATAGGCGGTGCGGCCTCCGGGGACGCGGCAGTAGGAGTGGACCGCGCCCGCGTTGACGCGGAACGGGCGGGGAAGGACATACGGATTCGGGACGTTCTCAGCGCACACGAGGAACATCCCCGCGCTCCCGTTGCCGACCAACATCCCGCGGCTCCCCTCGATCCAGGTGCAGGTGTCAACGCAGACACGGTCGCCCATCCCGAGCGGGACGACCTCGACCACCCGCGCGGGAACCAGCGAAACGTCCTCCCTCTTCACGCGGGCGGCGGCGGCAAGCGCACGCATCCCCGCGGGATCCCGACCATCGAGGACCAGCCCGTAGACCCCCTTTTCGAGGACACCCCGGTAGAGCGAGACATCGGCGGGCGTCCGGGCCACGACGAGGATCGTGCGCCCCCAGGCCACAAGATTCTCGAGGGGGATGATCTCCCTGTCCCGCGGAAAGACGACCCACACCGCGTCCGCGGGGGAGCCGGCGATCCGCGCTTCGTCTTCCTTCCCCTCCATCCGGGTCACCCGGAAGTCTGTCCCCTCGCGCAACTCCCCCTCGGCGCACGCCGTCACGACGCGCCCCAGTTCCCTGGCGGACGAGGCGCGACCGTCCGGCACCCAAAGCGCCTCCACCCCCGATTCGATGGCGGCGACGGCCGTTTCCTTGTCCCAAGGGACGACCCGGGCAATGAGCCGGGGGAGGCTCAAGGTTTCGCCTTGAGGATCCCGAGCGCCTCCCGCACGGTGGCGCCGCCGTGGACGATCGAGACGATGGCGCGCACCATGGACGCCGGGGAGCGGTGCTGGAAGACGTTCCTCCCGATCGAGGCTCCCGCGCACCCCGCCGCGATGGCGTCGTGGACCATCCGGAGAACTTCCTCGTCGCTCGCCATCTTCTCCCCTCCCGCGATCACCACGGAGGAGGCGCACCCCTGCGTGACCTCGCGGAACGTCTCGGGGGATCCCGTGTACGGAACCTTGACGATGTCGGCTCCCATCTCCGCTCCCACCCGCGCGGCGTGGCGGACGTACTTCACGTCGTACTCGTTCCGGATCTTCGGTCCGCGGGTGTAGATCATGGCGAGGAGCGGCATCCCCCAGCGCTGACAGGCGCTCGACACGGTGCCGAAATCGCGCAGCATCCGCGCCTCGTCCTCGGCGCCCAGGTTCACGTGGATGGAGACGGCGTCCGCCCCCATCTGAAGGGCATCCTCGACGGTGGCCACCAGGACCTTCCGGTTGGAATCGGGGGCGAGTGTGGTGCTGGCGGAGAGATGAAGGATGAGGCCGAGGTCTTTCCCGTAGCCGCGGTGACCGAACATGGCGGCCCCGCGGTGCACGATCGCCGCGTTCGCCCCCCCCTCGGCGATGAGGTTCGCCGTCGGGGGGATCTGGATCAGTCCGGGGATCGGGCCGACGGTCACCCCGTGGTCCATGGGAACGAGCACGGTCCTGTGGGTGTTCCGGTCCATGATCCGCTCCAGGCGGATCTTCTTTCCGATCATCGGGCGTGCGCCTCCGGCCCGGGGGTCCCCGCGGGCGTCTCCCCTACTTGAACGCCCCGCGGACCTTGAGGAGTTCGTTCAGATAGGTCAGGTTGTCGGCGAATTTCACCGCCTCCTCGTACTTCACCTTCCCGGCCGCCACCATGTCCGCCAGCGTCCAGTCGATCGACACCAGTTCGTCGACGTTGGCCTGCATCATCCCCCGCAGCTGGTGGGCCTTCCCCTCCCGGATGGCGTTGCGGACCCGGAGGGAGGTCGACATCTTTTCCCATGCGAGCACGCGCCCCAAACCGTTGGCGCGCTTGAGCAGGCGCTGGGAGAAGATGAGGAGCAGCGACTCGGCCAGCTGCGCGCGGACCTGCGGCTGCTGGTTCGCCGGGAAACAGTCTACGATCCGGTCCACGGCGGCCGTGGCGTTCAGGGAGTGGAGCGTCCCCAGGACCAGATGTCCCGTCTCGGCAGCGGTAAGGGCGATCGAGATGCTCTCGTAGTCGCGCAGCTCCCCGATCACGATGACGTCCGGATTCTGCCGGAAGATGTGCCGAAGGCCGTCCGCGAAGGAGAGGGTGTCGGTCCCCACCTCCCGCTGGTTCACGTTGGAGTTCTTGTGCCGGTGGGTGAACTCGACGGGATCCTCGATCGTGATGATGTTGGCCCGCCGATCCCGGTTGATCATGTCGACGAGCCACGCAAGGGTGGTCGACTTCCCGTGGCCGTTCGGGCCGGTGATGAGGATCAGCCCCTGGTTTTTCAGGCCGAAATCGCGCAGGAAGTCGGGGATCCCGAGCTCCGCCGCCGACGGGACGTCCTCGGACACGTGCCGCGCGGTGAAGGCGACCGAGTTGCGCTGGCGGTACAGGTTGCACCGGAAGCGGCCGACCCCGTGCAGGGAGAACGCGAAGTCGAGTTCGAGATTTTCCTGGAAGTAGCGGCGCTGCTCCGGCGTGAGGATCGCGTAGATCATCTGCTCGATCTCCGCGGGCTTGAGGACCGGGAGGTTCAGCCGGCGGATCTCGTTGTCGACACGGATCGACGGGATCGCCCCCGCGGACAGGTGCAAGTCCTGCCCCTTCCACGAGAGGAGCACCGTGAGCATCGAGGCGAGGGTGTTCTCCACCCGGACGTGCCGTGCCGCTTCCTTCTCCGCATCGAACTTCAGCGTGACATCCCCGTACCCGTGCGTCTGGAAGAATGCCTGGGCCAGCTCGAAGTGGGAAGCGGACAGGATGACCGGCTTCGTAATGTGCCCCGACTGGAACTCCACCTCGGTCATGGCGGAAAGGTCCGTCGGGTCGACCATGCCGACCACCAGGCGCTTCCCCTCGAACCCGATGGGGAGGAGGCGGCGCAGGCGGACGGTTTCCATCTTGACCAGCCGCTGCACCGCGGCGGGGACTTCGATCTTGGCGAGGTTGATGTGCTGCATCCCCAGTTGCTCGGAGAGGGCCTTCAGCAGCTCCTCCTCCGTGAGGAACGCCAGCCGGATCAGGTTCTCCCCCAGCGTCCCCCCGAGCTGGTTCTGGCTCCGCAGCGCCTCGGTCA
It encodes:
- a CDS encoding twin-arginine translocase TatA/TatE family subunit, which gives rise to MFGIGFQEMLIILVVVLIFFGPKRLPDLAKSLGKGIAEFKKASEEVRKGIEDAVKEESTEETPKPPEDLSAYGKAPGSAPAPSVPATPEPAPPTAPMEPAPSTGAPAAAEDAAPGIPPGETPAPPPRQG
- the tatC gene encoding twin-arginine translocase subunit TatC yields the protein MSTNAGEIRQPLTEHLDELRRRLVRALIALGIGTALCYNFAERIYAALLSPLTANLPAESHLIFTELTEAFLTYFKMALWGGFVLASPVIFYQAWRFVSPGLYLKERKLFIIFAAWSTFGFLAGMAFAYFVAIPAILSFFLSFGRSVVVPMPSMRESLSLVLRLLLIFGVMFELPLVLFLAGRGGILTPKFLRKWRKGAVLGAFLLAAVLTPPDAVSQIMVAFPLYALFEIGIVLCALGARRRTSTLPGSPA
- a CDS encoding zinc-ribbon domain-containing protein, with the translated sequence MIIECQTCHARFRLDESRIKGRGARVKCRKCGDSIVVLKGGGPAPSAPGGDGFFDLGSAVRDSAGESPGSPPPVGNLIPFPVPSRPVEPYAAGSSSPALQAEEPGKDEVDLAFDRVLSTGAEASSPSILTLDFGPEEKLDLPPAAERESPFGEPPAAEPAAGFRGEGGFLINDSEPLDFLRESHRDAGAEAPPGVGDISLEISSAPIDKTSSFLREPYASPTPREDWASPTPGEIPFEGNVTPPAAPVIEVPPHREEEPAPERPVESPVRRGSPAPEAPRPRSSAGPAVAAVLAVLLAAGGYLGLTTSGRKTLEGAVPGVAALWEGKPAAPAAPKYDLRNVIGYYESGGASPRILVIKGQVANLSTVEKSGIRIHAALLDNTDAVLMQQAVYAGNMLSGEAIRKGDRDTLSKALGNRFGEGLANMHVGPGKAIPFMVVFFDAPENMDSYKLEAKDGE
- a CDS encoding twin-arginine translocase TatA/TatE family subunit, whose protein sequence is MFGLGLPELLIILVIVVLLFGAGRLPQIGAGIGEGIRNFKKSMKEKDEVDVTPAKGDGEKK
- a CDS encoding 3-dehydroquinate synthase II; this encodes MSLPRLIARVVPWDKETAVAAIESGVEALWVPDGRASSARELGRVVTACAEGELREGTDFRVTRMEGKEDEARIAGSPADAVWVVFPRDREIIPLENLVAWGRTILVVARTPADVSLYRGVLEKGVYGLVLDGRDPAGMRALAAAARVKREDVSLVPARVVEVVPLGMGDRVCVDTCTWIEGSRGMLVGNGSAGMFLVCAENVPNPYVLPRPFRVNAGAVHSYCRVPGGRTAYLSELVAGSGVLLVDDSGGGEAAWVGRAKVERRPLVLVRAVGPSGNEHSIVLQNAETIRLVGPGGATPSIARIAAGDEVLIMEERAGRHFGVAVEETIREK
- a CDS encoding 2-amino-3,7-dideoxy-D-threo-hept-6-ulosonate synthase, whose amino-acid sequence is MIGKKIRLERIMDRNTHRTVLVPMDHGVTVGPIPGLIQIPPTANLIAEGGANAAIVHRGAAMFGHRGYGKDLGLILHLSASTTLAPDSNRKVLVATVEDALQMGADAVSIHVNLGAEDEARMLRDFGTVSSACQRWGMPLLAMIYTRGPKIRNEYDVKYVRHAARVGAEMGADIVKVPYTGSPETFREVTQGCASSVVIAGGEKMASDEEVLRMVHDAIAAGCAGASIGRNVFQHRSPASMVRAIVSIVHGGATVREALGILKAKP
- a CDS encoding PilT/PilU family type 4a pilus ATPase, which produces MAEKKLKIGEILVAAGVLKEEQLTEALRSQNQLGGTLGENLIRLAFLTEEELLKALSEQLGMQHINLAKIEVPAAVQRLVKMETVRLRRLLPIGFEGKRLVVGMVDPTDLSAMTEVEFQSGHITKPVILSASHFELAQAFFQTHGYGDVTLKFDAEKEAARHVRVENTLASMLTVLLSWKGQDLHLSAGAIPSIRVDNEIRRLNLPVLKPAEIEQMIYAILTPEQRRYFQENLELDFAFSLHGVGRFRCNLYRQRNSVAFTARHVSEDVPSAAELGIPDFLRDFGLKNQGLILITGPNGHGKSTTLAWLVDMINRDRRANIITIEDPVEFTHRHKNSNVNQREVGTDTLSFADGLRHIFRQNPDVIVIGELRDYESISIALTAAETGHLVLGTLHSLNATAAVDRIVDCFPANQQPQVRAQLAESLLLIFSQRLLKRANGLGRVLAWEKMSTSLRVRNAIREGKAHQLRGMMQANVDELVSIDWTLADMVAAGKVKYEEAVKFADNLTYLNELLKVRGAFK